From Gammaproteobacteria bacterium, a single genomic window includes:
- a CDS encoding response regulator, which yields MTKQKILIIEDDKDQLKGLLARLRMSGYDVVTATDAITAISATRKADPDLILLDIGLPAGDGFLVLQRLEDMGLNTMPVIILSGRDPWQNEEKALAAGAVAFLQKPVDNNVLLTTISKELGPIKKSA from the coding sequence ATGACAAAGCAAAAAATATTAATTATCGAAGATGATAAAGACCAGTTAAAAGGACTTTTGGCACGACTGAGAATGAGTGGTTACGACGTGGTTACCGCCACAGATGCTATCACGGCAATCTCCGCCACCCGCAAGGCAGACCCTGACTTGATTTTACTCGATATTGGTTTGCCAGCTGGCGATGGGTTCCTCGTTTTGCAACGACTCGAAGACATGGGGCTAAACACCATGCCGGTAATCATCCTCTCGGGAAGGGATCCCTGGCAGAATGAAGAAAAAGCACTTGCAGCTGGTGCTGTAGCATTTCTTCAGAAACCGGTTGATAACAATGTGTTGCTAACAACTATTAGTAAAGAATTGGGCCCTATTAAAAAATCTGCGTAA